The following coding sequences are from one Borrelia hermsii DAH window:
- a CDS encoding plasmid partition family protein — protein sequence MVNLSMRSKSSRQNPIKPLKFQLKNQSSYDFYKKMQNLQDLY from the coding sequence GTGGTTAATTTATCAATGAGAAGCAAATCTTCAAGACAAAATCCAATAAAACCATTAAAATTTCAGCTTAAAAATCAATCTAGTTATGATTTTTATAAAAAAATGCAAAACTTACAGGATTTATATTAG
- a CDS encoding variable large family protein: MVLASCSSGGVAEDPQSKFLKSVIDLGNDFLNVFTSFGDIVSKVLGFSTETKKSDVGAYFKTIQDTIQGTKDKLNKIVTDMKREGNPNASATETAVKTLIDNTLDKIIEGAKTASDAIGTASDPIGNVASQGSGGVAGIEVDKLVKGIKDIVDIVLKSEGKHDAGTDKKASDGSTSRTANGGTDEAGKLFGATSNSGVGAAAGDAKKVAADSAKAVGAVTGADILKAVVKNGDAAAANAKDATIAGAIALRAIAKDGKFPGVTVTAAADNPDYATAVKGAAVSAVTKALDTLTIAIRKTIDAGLKAVKEAMKINANDIPISPEQNTPKATTNN; this comes from the coding sequence ATGGTATTAGCAAGTTGTAGTAGTGGTGGGGTTGCGGAAGATCCTCAGAGTAAATTTTTAAAGTCAGTAATAGACTTAGGTAATGATTTTTTAAATGTGTTTACATCATTTGGAGATATAGTTTCCAAGGTATTAGGTTTTAGTACAGAGACAAAAAAGTCTGATGTTGGGGCTTATTTTAAGACAATACAAGATACTATACAAGGCACTAAGGACAAGCTTAATAAAATTGTTACTGACATGAAGAGAGAAGGAAATCCTAATGCTTCTGCAACTGAGACTGCGGTAAAAACACTAATTGATAATACTCTTGATAAGATAATAGAAGGAGCAAAGACTGCTAGTGATGCTATTGGTACCGCTAGTGACCCAATTGGTAATGTTGCTAGTCAGGGTTCTGGTGGTGTTGCAGGCATTGAAGTTGATAAGCTAGTAAAGGGAATTAAAGATATAGTAGATATAGTACTTAAGAGCGAAGGGAAACATGATGCTGGTACTGATAAAAAAGCTAGTGATGGTTCTACTTCAAGAACTGCCAATGGCGGTACTGATGAAGCAGGGAAGTTATTTGGCGCTACTTCTAATAGTGGAGTTGGTGCTGCTGCTGGTGACGCAAAGAAGGTAGCGGCTGATTCAGCTAAAGCAGTTGGAGCTGTAACTGGTGCTGATATTTTAAAAGCTGTAGTTAAGAATGGTGATGCCGCTGCAGCCAATGCTAAAGATGCAACTATAGCAGGAGCTATAGCATTAAGAGCTATTGCTAAAGATGGTAAATTCCCTGGCGTTACTGTTACTGCGGCTGCTGATAATCCTGATTATGCTACTGCAGTTAAAGGGGCAGCAGTAAGTGCAGTTACTAAAGCACTAGACACACTAACTATTGCAATAAGGAAAACAATTGACGCAGGACTTAAGGCTGTTAAAGAAGCGATGAAAATTAATGCTAATGATATTCCTATAAGCCCTGAACAGAACACCCCTAAAGCTACTACTAATAACTAG
- a CDS encoding variable large family protein, translating into MRKRISAIIMTLFMVLASCSSGGVVEDPKHVYLTSIANLGKGFLDVFVTFGDMVTGAFGIKADIKKSDIGKYFTDIEKTMTSVKEKLQAEVAKNGNYIKIKEVVDKFIADTLDNIAVGAKEAAKGATGSDAIGGATNAGQDAIPADAASVNLLVKGIKEIVGVVLKQGEGNAKATKTAENEQKSIGKLFGSAKDNSTDAIAGAASASIGSVSGADILKAIAKSDDAKDVAIDTAKDAASIAIAKKEDKNDLDAVAKKDAVIAAGIALRAMAKGGKFAVKNEEKSAHAVNGVAASAVGKTLSTLIIAIRNTLDSGLRTINEALATVKQEDKSVEATNPTEATTSGQ; encoded by the coding sequence ATGAGGAAAAGAATAAGTGCAATAATAATGACTTTATTTATGGTATTAGCAAGTTGTAGTAGCGGTGGGGTTGTGGAAGATCCTAAACATGTGTATTTAACATCTATAGCTAATTTAGGGAAAGGATTTTTAGATGTTTTTGTGACTTTTGGAGATATGGTTACTGGAGCTTTTGGTATTAAAGCAGATATTAAGAAAAGTGATATTGGTAAGTATTTCACTGATATTGAAAAAACTATGACATCTGTTAAAGAGAAGTTGCAAGCAGAAGTTGCAAAGAATGGTAATTACATAAAAATTAAGGAAGTAGTTGATAAGTTTATTGCTGACACATTAGATAATATTGCTGTTGGTGCAAAAGAAGCAGCAAAAGGTGCAACAGGTAGTGATGCTATTGGTGGCGCTACTAATGCAGGACAAGATGCTATACCTGCAGATGCTGCAAGTGTTAACTTGCTTGTTAAAGGAATTAAAGAAATAGTTGGAGTGGTTTTAAAGCAAGGTGAAGGAAATGCAAAAGCTACTAAGACAGCAGAGAATGAGCAAAAATCAATTGGCAAATTGTTTGGTAGTGCCAAAGATAATAGTACTGATGCCATAGCAGGAGCAGCAAGTGCATCAATTGGATCTGTAAGTGGTGCTGATATCTTGAAAGCTATTGCTAAGTCTGATGATGCTAAAGATGTTGCGATTGATACAGCCAAAGATGCTGCAAGTATTGCTATTGCCAAGAAAGAGGATAAGAATGATCTTGATGCTGTGGCAAAGAAAGATGCAGTTATTGCAGCTGGCATTGCACTCAGAGCAATGGCTAAAGGTGGTAAGTTTGCTGTTAAGAATGAAGAGAAATCTGCTCATGCAGTAAACGGAGTAGCAGCAAGTGCAGTAGGCAAGACGCTAAGTACTCTAATAATAGCAATAAGAAATACACTTGATAGTGGTTTAAGAACAATAAATGAGGCTCTTGCTACAGTTAAACAAGAAGATAAATCTGTAGAAGCTACTAATCCTACAGAAGCAACAACTAGTGGGCAGTAA
- a CDS encoding variable large family protein: MRKRISAIIMTLFMVLVSCNSGGVAEDPQSKFLKSVIDLGNDFLNVFTSFGDIVSKVLGFSTETKKSDVGAYFKTIQDTIQGTKDKLNKIVTDMKREGNPNASATETAVKTLIDNTLDKIIEGAKTASDAIGTASDPIGNVATQNAAGTAGEVTNLVKGIKSIVNVVLKEGNPEAGDNKKAEELNVRNNDGAGKLFDGTTGAAGDDKKAAADAAKAVGAVTGADILQAMVKNEGDSAKLAKNTVAIANAGVANAKDGTIAGAIALRAMAKNGKFANGNNANDAVPAVKGAAVSAVTKALDTLTIAIRKTIDAGLKTVKEAMKINANDTPISPEHSTPKAIANN; the protein is encoded by the coding sequence ATGAGAAAAAGAATAAGTGCAATAATAATGACTTTATTTATGGTATTAGTAAGCTGTAATAGCGGTGGGGTTGCGGAAGACCCTCAGAGTAAATTTTTAAAGTCAGTAATAGACTTAGGTAATGATTTTTTAAATGTGTTTACATCATTTGGAGATATAGTTTCCAAGGTATTAGGTTTTAGTACAGAGACAAAAAAGTCTGATGTTGGGGCTTATTTTAAGACAATACAAGATACTATACAAGGCACTAAGGACAAGCTTAATAAAATTGTTACTGACATGAAGAGAGAAGGAAATCCTAATGCTTCTGCAACTGAGACTGCGGTAAAAACACTAATTGATAATACTCTTGATAAGATAATAGAAGGAGCAAAGACTGCTAGTGATGCTATTGGTACCGCTAGTGACCCAATTGGTAATGTTGCTACTCAGAATGCTGCTGGAACTGCAGGTGAAGTTACAAACCTAGTAAAAGGAATTAAGTCAATTGTAAATGTGGTACTGAAAGAAGGAAATCCTGAGGCGGGGGATAATAAAAAGGCTGAGGAGCTTAATGTAAGAAATAATGATGGAGCAGGAAAATTGTTTGATGGTACTACTGGTGCTGCTGGGGATGATAAAAAAGCGGCAGCTGATGCAGCAAAAGCTGTTGGAGCTGTAACTGGTGCTGACATATTACAAGCTATGGTTAAAAATGAGGGGGATTCTGCTAAATTAGCTAAGAATACTGTTGCTATTGCTAATGCTGGTGTTGCTAATGCAAAAGATGGGACTATAGCAGGAGCTATAGCATTAAGAGCCATGGCTAAGAATGGTAAGTTTGCTAATGGAAATAATGCTAATGATGCTGTTCCTGCAGTTAAAGGAGCAGCAGTAAGTGCGGTAACTAAAGCACTAGACACACTAACTATTGCAATAAGGAAAACAATTGACGCAGGACTTAAGACTGTCAAAGAAGCGATGAAAATTAATGCTAATGATACTCCTATAAGCCCTGAACATAGCACCCCTAAAGCTATTGCTAATAACTGA
- a CDS encoding Vsp/OspC family lipoprotein, with product MTSTINKLAKAIGKKIDSNGLTAEADKNESLVAGVFQAITNVKTKLAELETQADNVSDELKGKVTAAKKESDDFLTKVKGQNANLEQNAKAIKAIKKGNADNSKGTKETGDLSTVIDGLLKDANYAVEAAITELTTPAKPAIPGQS from the coding sequence ATTACTAGTACAATAAATAAGCTTGCTAAAGCTATTGGAAAGAAAATTGATTCAAATGGGCTTACTGCTGAAGCAGATAAAAATGAGTCTTTAGTTGCGGGGGTATTTCAGGCAATAACTAATGTAAAGACTAAATTGGCAGAGTTAGAAACCCAAGCAGATAATGTTTCTGATGAATTGAAGGGGAAGGTTACTGCTGCTAAAAAGGAAAGTGATGATTTCTTAACTAAAGTAAAAGGACAGAATGCTAACCTTGAGCAAAATGCTAAAGCTATAAAGGCTATAAAGAAAGGTAATGCTGATAACAGTAAAGGGACTAAGGAAACTGGTGATCTCAGCACAGTAATTGATGGATTGTTAAAGGATGCTAACTATGCAGTAGAAGCCGCAATTACAGAGCTTACAACCCCTGCTAAGCCAGCAATCCCTGGTCAATCTTAA
- a CDS encoding variable large family protein — MIERENLQHTALFKSDDGYRYNSFATGVKEIATLVKSIDALAKAIGKKTQQESDQLSTDNAKNHNGLLITGVFQVILTVSTKLEALEREVAKISGDLKAKVTATKTESKTFLEKPKSKSDTLGKEGATDGNCAKVKTVVDKFITGTLDKIAAGAKEAAKGATGAIAIGGATAGQDAAPAEAASVNALVKGIKIIVGIVLKENEGNAEATGKLLGTNAADGTEAQAAATSASIRAVSGADILQAIAESVEAANNEIGIDQAENAARIAAAKKEAKEFKADQKDAVIAAGIALRAMAKDGKFTAKQNEEKSANAVNGAAASAVGKTLSTLIIAIRNTVDSGLRTINEALATVKQADKSAEATNTTEATTGGQQAKN, encoded by the coding sequence ATAATAGAAAGAGAAAATTTACAGCATACGGCCCTATTTAAATCAGATGATGGTTATCGTTATAATAGTTTTGCAACGGGTGTTAAAGAAATAGCAACCCTAGTTAAGTCAATAGATGCTCTTGCTAAAGCTATTGGAAAGAAAACTCAACAAGAGTCCGATCAACTTAGTACTGATAATGCCAAAAATCATAATGGATTGTTAATTACGGGGGTATTTCAAGTAATATTGACTGTAAGTACTAAATTGGAAGCGTTAGAAAGGGAAGTAGCTAAAATTTCTGGTGATCTCAAGGCAAAGGTTACTGCAACTAAGACTGAAAGTAAGACATTCTTGGAAAAACCGAAGTCAAAGAGTGATACGCTTGGTAAAGAAGGCGCTACTGATGGTAATTGCGCAAAAGTTAAAACAGTTGTTGACAAGTTTATTACAGGGACATTAGATAAAATTGCAGCAGGAGCAAAGGAAGCAGCTAAAGGGGCTACTGGCGCTATTGCTATTGGTGGTGCTACTGCCGGTCAGGATGCGGCACCTGCAGAAGCAGCAAGTGTCAACGCTCTTGTTAAAGGAATTAAGATTATTGTTGGAATAGTTTTAAAAGAAAATGAAGGAAATGCAGAAGCTACTGGTAAGTTGCTTGGTACTAACGCTGCTGATGGCACAGAGGCACAAGCAGCAGCAACAAGCGCATCAATAAGAGCAGTAAGTGGTGCTGACATACTTCAAGCTATTGCTGAGTCCGTTGAAGCTGCTAATAATGAGATTGGGATTGATCAAGCAGAGAATGCAGCGAGGATTGCTGCGGCTAAGAAAGAGGCTAAAGAGTTTAAAGCAGATCAAAAAGATGCAGTTATAGCAGCTGGCATTGCACTGCGAGCAATGGCAAAGGATGGTAAATTTACTGCTAAGCAAAATGAAGAGAAATCTGCTAATGCAGTAAATGGAGCAGCAGCAAGTGCGGTAGGTAAGACCTTAAGTACACTTATAATAGCAATAAGAAATACAGTTGATAGTGGTTTAAGAACAATAAATGAGGCTCTTGCTACGGTTAAACAAGCAGATAAGTCAGCAGAAGCTACTAATACAACAGAAGCAACAACTGGTGGTCAGCAAGCGAAAAACTAG
- a CDS encoding variable large family protein, producing MTLFMVLVSCNSGGVAEDPQSKFLKSAIDLGNDFLNVFTSFGDIVSKVLGFSTETKKSDVGAYFKTIQDTIQGTKDKLNKIVTDMKREGNPNASATETAVKTLIDNTLDKIIEGAKTASDAIGTASDPIGNVATQNAAGTAGEVTNLVKGIKSIVNVVLKEGNPEAGDNKKAEELNVRNNDGAGKLFDGTTGAAGDDKKAAADAAKAVGAVTGADILQAMVKNEGDSAKLAKNTVAIANAGVANAKDGTIAGAIALRAMAKNGKFANGNNANDAVPAVKGAAVSAVTKALDTLTIAIRKTIDAGLKTVKEAMKINANDTPISPEQDTPKATTNN from the coding sequence ATGACTTTATTTATGGTATTAGTAAGCTGTAATAGCGGTGGGGTTGCGGAAGACCCTCAGAGTAAATTTTTAAAGTCAGCAATAGACTTAGGTAATGATTTTTTAAATGTGTTTACATCATTTGGAGATATAGTTTCCAAGGTATTAGGTTTTAGTACAGAGACAAAAAAGTCTGATGTTGGGGCTTATTTTAAGACAATACAAGATACTATACAAGGCACTAAGGACAAGCTTAATAAAATTGTTACTGACATGAAGAGAGAAGGAAATCCTAATGCTTCTGCAACTGAGACTGCGGTAAAAACACTAATTGATAATACTCTTGATAAGATAATAGAAGGAGCAAAGACTGCTAGTGATGCTATTGGTACCGCTAGTGACCCAATTGGTAATGTTGCTACTCAGAATGCTGCTGGAACTGCAGGTGAAGTTACAAACCTAGTAAAAGGAATTAAGTCAATTGTAAATGTGGTACTGAAAGAAGGAAATCCTGAGGCGGGGGATAATAAAAAGGCTGAGGAGCTTAATGTAAGAAATAATGATGGAGCAGGAAAATTGTTTGATGGTACTACTGGTGCTGCTGGGGATGATAAAAAAGCGGCAGCTGATGCAGCAAAAGCTGTTGGAGCAGTAACAGGTGCTGACATATTACAAGCTATGGTTAAAAATGAGGGGGATTCTGCTAAATTAGCTAAGAATACTGTTGCTATTGCTAATGCTGGTGTTGCTAATGCAAAAGATGGGACTATAGCAGGAGCTATAGCATTAAGAGCCATGGCTAAGAATGGTAAGTTTGCTAATGGAAATAATGCTAATGATGCTGTTCCTGCAGTTAAAGGAGCAGCAGTAAGTGCGGTAACTAAAGCACTAGACACACTAACTATTGCAATAAGGAAAACTATTGACGCAGGACTTAAGACTGTCAAAGAAGCGATGAAAATTAATGCGAATGATACTCCTATAAGTCCTGAACAGGACACCCCTAAAGCTACTACTAATAACTAG